A section of the Elizabethkingia anophelis R26 genome encodes:
- the arsC gene encoding arsenate reductase (glutaredoxin) (This arsenate reductase requires both glutathione and glutaredoxin to convert arsenate to arsenite, after which the efflux transporter formed by ArsA and ArsB can extrude the arsenite from the cell, providing resistance.), producing the protein MGIQILHNSRCSKSREALQYLENQNIDFELINIIQNPLNKQEVVSVLQKLGMKAEDLVRKSDALFKEKYAGQELDEDGWINVLVDNPTLIQRPVVIKDNKAVIGRPLENIVDFLK; encoded by the coding sequence ATGGGAATACAAATCTTACATAATAGCAGGTGTTCTAAATCCAGAGAAGCATTACAGTATCTTGAAAATCAGAATATAGATTTCGAACTTATTAATATTATTCAGAATCCACTGAATAAGCAAGAGGTAGTATCGGTACTGCAAAAACTTGGTATGAAAGCAGAAGATTTGGTGAGAAAAAGTGATGCGTTATTTAAAGAAAAATATGCAGGACAGGAATTAGATGAAGATGGCTGGATTAATGTTCTGGTGGATAATCCAACCCTAATCCAAAGACCTGTTGTTATAAAAGATAACAAAGCTGTTATTGGAAGACCATTGGAAAATATAGTAGATTTCCTAAAATAA
- a CDS encoding deoxynucleoside kinase gives MHIAVTGNIGAGKTTLTTMLAKHYGWEAQFEDVDHNPYLDDFYHDMAKWAFNLQIYFLGSRFKQIKEIRESGKNVIQDRTIYEDAHIFAENLNDMGLLTERDFNNYKSVFNLMKTFVSAPDLLIYLRADISKLVAQIAKRGRDYEAGISIDYLSKLNDKYEKWIKGYDEGKLLIIDVNDIDFVEKPEDFGFILDSIDSNLNGLF, from the coding sequence ATGCACATTGCGGTAACAGGAAATATAGGGGCTGGAAAAACCACGCTCACAACGATGTTGGCTAAACATTACGGATGGGAAGCGCAGTTTGAAGATGTAGATCACAATCCGTATCTGGATGATTTCTACCACGACATGGCTAAATGGGCCTTTAACCTTCAGATTTACTTCTTAGGAAGTCGCTTTAAACAAATTAAAGAAATCCGTGAGAGTGGTAAGAATGTTATTCAGGACAGAACAATCTATGAAGACGCTCATATATTTGCTGAAAACCTTAATGATATGGGGCTTTTAACTGAAAGAGATTTCAATAACTATAAGTCAGTATTCAATCTGATGAAAACTTTCGTATCAGCTCCGGATTTATTGATTTATCTAAGAGCAGATATCTCTAAACTTGTTGCGCAGATTGCAAAAAGAGGAAGAGACTATGAAGCAGGAATCAGCATCGATTATCTTTCGAAGCTGAATGATAAGTATGAGAAATGGATCAAAGGTTATGATGAAGGGAAATTGCTTATTATAGATGTTAATGACATTGACTTTGTTGAAAAGCCAGAAGACTTTGGTTTTATCTTAGATAGTATTGACAGTAATCTTAATGGTCTTTTCTAA
- a CDS encoding winged helix-turn-helix transcriptional regulator → MNTKERAIEEKICPLEFAVNAISGKWKIPIVWQINEGKKRPSEFIKGIGKVDRRVLNQQLKEMESAGLLTKVSYPELPPRVEYSLTPLGEDLVKVLWQLNAWGEVLLEKSNRS, encoded by the coding sequence ATGAATACAAAGGAAAGAGCGATAGAAGAAAAAATATGTCCACTTGAATTTGCCGTAAATGCAATAAGCGGAAAATGGAAAATTCCTATCGTTTGGCAGATTAATGAAGGTAAAAAACGTCCCAGCGAATTTATCAAAGGAATTGGTAAAGTGGATAGACGAGTTCTTAATCAGCAGCTTAAAGAAATGGAGTCAGCAGGTCTTTTAACAAAAGTTTCCTATCCTGAATTGCCACCACGTGTGGAGTATTCCCTTACACCTCTTGGTGAGGATTTAGTAAAGGTATTGTGGCAGCTTAACGCATGGGGAGAAGTATTGCTGGAAAAAAGTAATAGATCGTAA
- a CDS encoding peroxiredoxin family protein, with product MDILAKNIAQFNEVLASQIPTETLHAFQKSVQDLEEKQTGSKSLKIGERFPDFQLSNFDGQMHSLKDLLKNKLVIAFLRGSWCPYCNMEIQALQNELHQFKAKDVNLIVITPQPSSINAEWQQQQNAEFEILSDKGNLLAKKLGIDIELQEFVIPHYKSMGIDLLQINQTQQYSLPIPAVYVLDSHATITYKFMNPDYMKRVNIEELLNQL from the coding sequence ATGGATATTTTAGCAAAAAACATTGCTCAATTCAACGAAGTATTAGCATCTCAAATTCCCACAGAAACATTACACGCTTTTCAAAAATCTGTCCAGGATTTGGAAGAAAAACAAACCGGAAGTAAAAGTCTTAAAATTGGAGAAAGATTTCCGGATTTTCAACTTTCCAATTTTGACGGACAAATGCATTCTTTAAAAGATCTGTTAAAAAATAAACTAGTGATCGCTTTTCTCAGAGGAAGCTGGTGCCCTTACTGCAATATGGAAATACAGGCATTACAAAATGAACTTCACCAGTTTAAAGCAAAGGATGTAAATCTGATTGTCATTACACCGCAACCTTCGAGTATTAATGCTGAATGGCAGCAACAGCAAAATGCTGAATTTGAAATTTTATCGGATAAAGGTAATCTACTCGCTAAAAAATTGGGAATCGATATTGAGCTACAAGAGTTTGTTATTCCTCATTACAAATCCATGGGAATAGACTTACTTCAAATTAATCAGACACAGCAATACTCTTTGCCAATCCCCGCTGTTTACGTTCTCGATTCTCATGCTACTATAACCTATAAATTTATGAACCCTGATTATATGAAGCGTGTTAATATAGAAGAATTATTAAATCAGCTCTAG
- a CDS encoding glutaminyl-peptide cyclotransferase has protein sequence MKKNIVIGLMALTLLASCNKEKTVIKSIQEYNATMQDKGYHFGDKIALPSDVTGNAESISISFGDKESNTLTIDPKFFTLGENDVTFNIKMKDGKVVNQDATINVFASKPEQNLTYEQVAEYPHDPKNFVQGFQLDGNTIYESDGQFDQSRLIKYTLGQTQPIAEAKPNPAPGTQLVEKIFSEGSTIAGDKVFQLDWKNKIGFIYNKANLQQIGQFQYPTEMTEGWGLTYDGKNLIASDGSSNIYFLDVNDPSKVVRKIGVAGSEMAYGQINELEYYKGFIYANVWQQPVVLKIDPATGEVVGRYDFSNYVKLHTKGSDDVLNGIAFKGDNMLVTGKNWPKIYEVKLK, from the coding sequence ATGAAAAAAAATATAGTTATAGGGCTTATGGCTCTTACACTTTTAGCTTCCTGTAACAAGGAAAAAACTGTTATAAAAAGTATTCAGGAATATAATGCTACAATGCAGGATAAAGGCTATCATTTCGGTGATAAAATAGCTTTGCCCTCCGATGTAACAGGAAATGCAGAAAGCATCAGTATCAGTTTCGGAGATAAAGAAAGTAATACACTGACAATTGATCCTAAATTTTTCACACTGGGAGAGAATGACGTAACATTCAATATTAAGATGAAAGATGGTAAAGTGGTCAACCAGGATGCAACAATTAATGTATTTGCATCTAAGCCAGAGCAAAATCTTACTTATGAGCAGGTTGCTGAATATCCTCATGATCCGAAAAATTTTGTACAGGGATTTCAGTTAGACGGAAATACAATCTATGAATCAGATGGGCAATTCGACCAGTCCAGACTAATTAAATATACATTAGGGCAGACTCAGCCTATTGCTGAGGCAAAGCCTAATCCTGCTCCCGGAACTCAGTTGGTTGAAAAAATATTTTCTGAAGGAAGTACAATAGCCGGAGATAAAGTATTTCAGCTTGACTGGAAAAATAAAATTGGTTTCATTTATAATAAAGCCAATTTACAGCAAATAGGACAGTTTCAGTATCCTACTGAGATGACAGAAGGCTGGGGATTGACTTATGATGGCAAAAACCTGATTGCTTCAGATGGTTCTTCTAATATTTATTTTCTGGATGTTAATGATCCTTCCAAGGTGGTAAGAAAAATCGGAGTAGCCGGTTCAGAAATGGCATATGGTCAGATTAATGAACTGGAATATTATAAAGGATTTATTTATGCCAACGTATGGCAACAACCTGTGGTATTAAAAATTGATCCGGCAACCGGGGAAGTGGTGGGAAGATATGATTTCTCTAACTATGTAAAACTACATACCAAAGGATCCGATGATGTCCTGAACGGTATAGCTTTTAAAGGTGATAATATGCTGGTAACCGGTAAGAACTGGCCGAAGATATACGAAGTAAAATTAAAGTAA
- a CDS encoding Dyp-type peroxidase — MAVQSQKVTDNPNANTYFMVWNFKDTDNIKEAFQRVCALVSNLNNSAAVRFPNVRVSCVMGIGYNAWKKLELQEPLPKELEIFKEVKGEKHTAVSTPGDLHFHIRADQFSICFDMATAISDVLSPVASCIEEVHGFRYWDGRAILGFVDGTENPQGSDRDFFAKVGTEDEAYEGGSYLFVQKYIHDMKAWNSLPVPEQEKVIGRYKASDIEMTDDVKPANSHSALANVGDDFKVVRDNMPFRTSSETGTYFIAYASTFSTVQKMLESMFVGDPAGNYDRILDFSTAKTGSLFFVPTMDMLDDFSG; from the coding sequence ATGGCTGTACAATCACAAAAAGTAACAGATAATCCTAATGCCAATACCTATTTTATGGTATGGAATTTTAAAGACACAGATAATATTAAAGAAGCTTTTCAGAGAGTATGTGCATTGGTTTCTAATCTCAATAACTCGGCGGCAGTACGTTTTCCAAATGTAAGGGTTAGCTGCGTTATGGGAATTGGTTATAATGCATGGAAAAAGCTGGAGCTTCAGGAGCCGCTGCCTAAAGAGCTTGAGATCTTTAAAGAAGTAAAAGGAGAGAAGCATACAGCTGTTTCTACTCCGGGTGATTTGCATTTCCATATCAGGGCAGATCAGTTCAGTATTTGTTTTGATATGGCTACGGCAATTTCCGATGTATTATCTCCTGTAGCCAGCTGTATAGAGGAAGTACATGGTTTCAGATATTGGGACGGGAGAGCAATATTGGGATTTGTAGACGGAACAGAAAATCCACAGGGATCCGACCGCGATTTCTTTGCAAAGGTAGGAACAGAAGATGAAGCTTATGAAGGAGGAAGTTATCTGTTTGTACAGAAATATATCCATGATATGAAAGCATGGAATTCATTGCCTGTACCGGAGCAGGAAAAAGTAATTGGCCGCTACAAAGCGAGTGATATAGAAATGACAGATGACGTGAAGCCTGCAAATTCGCACAGTGCTCTGGCTAATGTAGGAGATGATTTTAAAGTAGTAAGAGATAATATGCCTTTCCGGACAAGTTCCGAAACCGGAACTTATTTTATCGCTTATGCCAGTACATTCAGTACAGTACAAAAAATGCTGGAAAGTATGTTTGTTGGTGATCCTGCAGGTAATTATGACAGAATATTAGACTTTAGTACCGCAAAAACCGGAAGTTTGTTTTTTGTGCCAACAATGGATATGCTTGATGATTTTTCGGGATAA
- a CDS encoding VOC family protein translates to MEIKFNTLTPNLWTTELDETIEFYTTNLGFQCLKKDEEWQWALLKKDDVEIMFSKPNEQIPFKSSMFSGSFYFNIQDVNSLWEQLKDKTEICYNIEDFPWQMREFAIYDNNGYILQFGQDVETLK, encoded by the coding sequence ATGGAGATAAAGTTTAATACACTTACCCCTAATTTATGGACAACGGAATTAGATGAAACGATTGAATTCTATACAACAAATTTAGGTTTTCAATGCCTGAAAAAAGATGAAGAATGGCAATGGGCACTGCTGAAAAAAGATGATGTTGAAATCATGTTTTCTAAGCCTAATGAGCAGATTCCTTTCAAAAGCTCAATGTTTTCGGGATCATTCTATTTTAACATTCAGGATGTAAATAGTCTTTGGGAACAGCTGAAAGATAAAACAGAGATATGTTATAATATTGAAGATTTTCCATGGCAAATGCGGGAATTTGCTATTTATGATAACAATGGTTATATCCTGCAATTTGGTCAGGATGTAGAAACTTTGAAATAA
- a CDS encoding SRPBCC family protein, which produces MSVIVTETYNVPVEQVWRAITDKDEMKIWYFDIPNFVLKEGAVFDFFEPGNEKKYLHRCQVLGYEPNRFLKHTWTHPDHSRGSSELLWELEKTDNGTKLTLTHTGLDSFSDAGADFAKENYKAGWNEILGKSLKNFLENNGDKV; this is translated from the coding sequence ATGTCAGTTATCGTTACCGAAACATATAACGTACCTGTAGAACAAGTATGGAGAGCTATTACCGATAAAGATGAAATGAAAATATGGTATTTTGATATTCCCAACTTTGTTCTTAAAGAGGGAGCTGTGTTCGACTTTTTTGAACCTGGGAATGAGAAAAAATACCTTCATCGCTGTCAGGTGCTTGGTTATGAACCTAACAGATTTTTAAAGCATACCTGGACACACCCGGATCATAGCAGAGGTTCATCAGAATTGTTATGGGAACTGGAAAAAACAGATAACGGAACAAAGCTTACTTTAACACATACCGGCTTAGATAGTTTTTCCGATGCCGGAGCCGACTTTGCAAAGGAAAATTATAAGGCAGGCTGGAATGAAATTCTGGGAAAATCACTTAAAAATTTTTTAGAAAATAATGGAGATAAAGTTTAA
- a CDS encoding ABC transporter permease — protein sequence MKEFLRLLKREFKLFVANDTLRSVFFLAPILYAVLLGFVYQSGKVENIPVLVVDRDNTPLSNQLTDMLDDNSSIKVIKYIQEPQSIKDEVIKNEAAAVVMIPAKFEADMLQKKYPELNVYVNTGNVLTANFASKALQLTIGTFSAGASIKGLQKMGMPAVKAATQYEPFKTNYITLFNTTSNYLIFMWPAMLAVVLQQVILLAMAVSFAAEFQRGSFIKEYYGMRRWAFPTMLIKVIPIWFFSILIVGIYYLMHMIFKVPMPEGIFNFILLTAVFVGSASFLGVFISILIPDALKATQILMVLASPSFIISGFTWPLSAMPAAVQFLANIIPLTPFLQAFKILLIQKGSVELTYPYLQHLIILLIVYGVLGWIALKIKLWKMFRYLKPEEVKFEDELIDLK from the coding sequence ATGAAAGAATTTCTGCGTCTTTTAAAGCGAGAATTTAAGCTTTTTGTAGCCAATGATACCCTGAGGTCAGTATTCTTTCTGGCTCCGATTCTGTATGCTGTTTTACTAGGCTTTGTTTACCAAAGCGGAAAAGTAGAGAATATTCCGGTATTGGTTGTAGACAGGGATAACACCCCTTTGTCTAATCAGCTGACTGATATGCTGGATGATAACAGCAGTATAAAAGTTATTAAATATATACAGGAACCACAAAGCATAAAGGATGAAGTTATAAAAAATGAAGCGGCTGCAGTGGTAATGATTCCGGCAAAATTTGAGGCAGACATGCTGCAGAAAAAATATCCGGAGCTGAATGTTTATGTGAATACAGGAAATGTTTTAACAGCTAATTTTGCTTCTAAAGCACTACAGCTTACGATTGGGACTTTCTCTGCGGGAGCTTCAATAAAAGGACTTCAGAAAATGGGAATGCCGGCTGTAAAAGCTGCTACCCAATACGAGCCTTTTAAGACTAATTATATTACTCTGTTTAATACAACCAGTAACTACCTTATCTTTATGTGGCCTGCGATGCTTGCAGTAGTACTGCAGCAGGTAATCCTTTTGGCAATGGCAGTAAGTTTTGCTGCGGAATTCCAGAGAGGATCGTTTATTAAAGAATATTATGGAATGCGCAGATGGGCCTTTCCTACAATGCTGATAAAGGTAATCCCGATATGGTTTTTCTCGATTCTTATTGTAGGAATCTATTACCTTATGCATATGATCTTTAAGGTTCCAATGCCGGAAGGTATTTTTAACTTTATATTGCTTACTGCAGTTTTTGTTGGATCTGCATCATTTCTGGGAGTATTTATCAGTATTCTGATTCCGGATGCACTGAAGGCTACGCAGATCTTAATGGTATTGGCGTCGCCGTCCTTTATTATCAGTGGTTTTACATGGCCGCTTAGTGCAATGCCGGCTGCGGTACAGTTTTTAGCGAATATTATTCCGCTGACACCATTTTTACAGGCATTCAAAATACTTCTGATTCAGAAAGGCTCTGTTGAACTTACCTATCCGTATTTACAACACCTGATTATTCTTCTGATTGTATATGGGGTTTTAGGCTGGATCGCTTTGAAAATAAAGTTATGGAAGATGTTCCGCTATCTTAAGCCTGAAGAAGTAAAGTTTGAGGACGAATTAATCGATTTAAAATAA
- a CDS encoding HlyD family secretion protein, protein MKKKIYIPLFSLFILGSCGSDKGNLSEFEGKTKKDVISFAPKVTGRIVKILVSEGQTVKKGDTLALLDIPEVTAKIAQAKGAVSAAQAQEQMAKNGATADQMRQLQAKYKGLKEQYDFAQKSFRRASNMYRDSLMSPQAYDEVYAKLQGAKAQFDAVNAELDDVKRGTRYEKIEMAAGQASQAQGALQEANVAYSERYVIATNDMEIETISLNPGELATAGFALFNGYIPSSTYFRFTIPESKIAKYKKGEEVKMQVVYNKEELEGTIVYIKQLTRYADITTAYPDYQLQDAIYEIKVKPKDMKKAQNILVNANIILK, encoded by the coding sequence ATGAAAAAAAAAATCTATATACCTCTTTTCAGTTTATTTATTCTGGGCAGTTGCGGAAGCGATAAAGGTAACCTGTCCGAATTTGAAGGGAAAACCAAAAAGGATGTTATTTCTTTTGCCCCTAAAGTTACCGGAAGAATTGTAAAAATATTAGTAAGTGAAGGCCAAACCGTAAAAAAAGGAGATACACTGGCTTTATTGGATATTCCGGAAGTTACTGCTAAAATAGCACAGGCAAAAGGAGCTGTAAGTGCAGCTCAGGCACAAGAGCAAATGGCAAAAAATGGAGCCACTGCAGACCAGATGAGACAACTTCAGGCTAAATATAAAGGACTGAAAGAGCAATATGATTTTGCACAGAAATCTTTCAGAAGAGCATCTAATATGTATAGAGACAGTTTGATGTCTCCACAAGCCTACGACGAGGTGTACGCTAAATTGCAGGGAGCAAAAGCACAATTCGATGCTGTAAACGCAGAACTCGACGATGTAAAGAGAGGAACGCGCTATGAAAAAATAGAAATGGCAGCCGGACAGGCTTCTCAGGCTCAGGGAGCTTTACAGGAAGCCAATGTAGCATATTCCGAACGTTATGTTATTGCAACAAACGATATGGAGATAGAAACCATCAGTCTTAATCCGGGAGAATTGGCAACAGCAGGTTTTGCATTGTTCAATGGTTATATACCTTCGAGTACTTATTTCCGTTTTACAATTCCGGAAAGTAAGATTGCTAAATATAAGAAAGGTGAGGAGGTGAAAATGCAGGTGGTCTACAACAAAGAAGAGCTGGAAGGAACAATTGTTTACATCAAACAGCTTACCCGTTATGCTGATATTACAACCGCTTATCCCGACTATCAGCTTCAGGATGCTATCTATGAAATCAAAGTGAAACCAAAAGATATGAAGAAAGCCCAGAATATTCTGGTTAATGCAAATATTATTCTGAAATAA
- a CDS encoding TolC family protein codes for MMRNRLSLYGISLFLLPVLGWGQSAPDFKELLESAIVRDADLMMQKTKNKVTELDQHKLKDIFLPTLEISGQAGYLNATTRLSSPEINLEPFLTIPSGQYSNNLNISGFSGIAKADAKMLLYSGGKVKYLNKALEEKKKSEDILLEKTRDEVITTVSRAYDQLALIHQSKIVLDESKRRLDANRKTADKALGYGLITPYDHKKIELAQATLDAKVVEYEGKKELLLTQLEVLTGVEKERLRLINPVLVPVESLPLQKSIEERAEIRALDHGINAADYKIQAERTWWVPKVQLMASLYYIGLYSNRIKTSDNIIPAIPELNYPGRKLDWRPNNLAVFPLLTAGVGFKWEIFDGKEGKHAEELAKVNKEMLQTQKYDATRKLTLNLANNQSNYDIAYAQIALKKKQKELAQNALVQAEKEFRYGMAKSTQLIEAENDLEAAELDYQNAIFNQRRAAIELMKSTQELDVTKLYQGL; via the coding sequence ATGATGAGGAACAGATTATCACTGTATGGGATAAGCTTGTTTTTACTCCCTGTTTTGGGATGGGGACAATCGGCTCCCGACTTCAAAGAATTGCTGGAAAGTGCTATTGTACGCGATGCAGATTTAATGATGCAGAAGACCAAAAATAAGGTCACAGAACTCGATCAGCACAAACTTAAAGATATTTTTCTGCCTACACTGGAAATTAGTGGACAGGCAGGTTATCTCAATGCTACAACCCGTCTGAGTTCTCCTGAAATAAATCTGGAACCTTTCCTTACTATTCCAAGCGGACAGTATAGTAACAATCTTAATATTTCAGGATTTTCAGGAATCGCGAAAGCAGATGCAAAAATGCTGTTGTATTCTGGTGGAAAGGTAAAATATCTGAATAAGGCATTAGAAGAAAAGAAAAAGTCGGAAGATATCTTGTTGGAAAAAACACGTGATGAAGTTATTACAACCGTTTCCCGTGCTTACGACCAATTGGCGCTAATTCACCAGTCCAAAATTGTTTTGGATGAAAGCAAGAGAAGACTGGATGCCAACAGAAAAACAGCAGATAAAGCTTTAGGTTATGGCCTTATTACACCATACGATCATAAGAAAATTGAGCTGGCTCAGGCAACCCTGGATGCAAAGGTTGTAGAATATGAAGGGAAGAAAGAACTTCTGCTGACTCAGCTGGAGGTATTGACCGGAGTAGAAAAAGAAAGATTACGTCTGATAAATCCTGTATTGGTTCCGGTGGAAAGTCTTCCGCTGCAGAAAAGCATCGAAGAAAGAGCTGAAATTCGTGCACTTGATCATGGAATTAATGCTGCAGATTATAAAATACAAGCAGAAAGAACATGGTGGGTTCCAAAAGTTCAGTTAATGGCTTCTTTATACTATATTGGTCTTTATAGTAACAGGATCAAAACTTCGGATAATATTATTCCGGCAATTCCGGAGCTGAATTATCCCGGTAGAAAATTAGACTGGAGACCCAATAATCTGGCTGTATTTCCATTGCTTACAGCAGGTGTAGGATTCAAGTGGGAGATATTTGATGGTAAGGAAGGTAAACATGCAGAAGAGCTGGCAAAAGTAAATAAAGAAATGCTGCAGACTCAGAAATATGACGCTACGAGAAAGCTGACACTGAATCTGGCCAATAATCAGTCTAATTACGATATTGCCTATGCACAAATTGCATTGAAAAAGAAACAAAAAGAACTGGCACAAAACGCATTGGTTCAGGCTGAGAAAGAATTCCGCTACGGAATGGCAAAATCCACACAGCTAATAGAAGCAGAAAACGATCTGGAAGCTGCAGAGCTAGACTACCAAAACGCTATATTCAACCAGAGAAGAGCAGCTATCGAGCTGATGAAATCTACTCAGGAATTAGATGTAACCAAGCTTTATCAAGGTTTATAA